attttgatataatattattatatttagttactgTATGTGtctatatgtaaaaaattaaacaaatgcaACAGAgacgtatatataaaaaaaaatatttatttggaacCATTAAACATCAGTTTGACCTTAAACCATAATTTAGATTATTCGaaaaccggaaccggaaccagaatcttttaatgaaataatctAATACCGGAACCAGAACGGAAGAAAACACAAAAGGTCCGACAGTCTCTGAAAATAGAACCGTCTAGCAGTATGCCAGTACGGGTAAACATTGTGGTacgggaataaaaaaaaaaaccgtacgaTGGACGTTATTCGTGAAAATAGCGATTTTCCGCTTTAACCACCCGCGAAGTCCTGGCACTCGACACCGCCCTGACGTTACTTCTTCCATGCGTGTGTGGGCACCCCGACCAGCCCGTGGAGGCCAACCTCGTCGTGGATTCCCGATCCGGCCAAAAACTCATGATAACATTGGAGCCACTGGATCATTTCGTAAGTGCTCCTGCACTCGAATGGCCACTGATCGCACCGGCGGTAACTAGGTCGCCTGTGCACGAAGATGGGCGGGAATAGTGGAAACGGTAGGTGTGGTTCACCGTGATGGTAGTAGTGGTGCCACCATACGTGATGGTGGTAACCCGGACCGCTACCGTGGTCGTGGTCGaaatcgtcatcgtcgtcgtcatcatgCCCGATGTCGTGATAGTCGTGGTCGTAGCCGTGGTCGTGATCGCCGCCACTGCCACCACCATCGTCGTAGTCGTACACGACATGGTCGTCATCGTCCTCCGCGCCGTCATAGTCGGGCACGCCGTCACCGTTAACCACCACAAACCGTGGACTCCTTGTCAACTCGCCACTGAAATTCCCGGCAGTTCGTTGCGGCTTTGTGGCCGTTGGGACAAAGGCGGTCATCATTTCGGCGCTGTCGCAAACGGTCCCAATGACGATCGACAAACAAAGGCCTGCCGTGATTGTCGCCACCGCATAGCCGTCCAACTATAATCGTTAGAAAAAACGAAATGAACTGTAATAAACCTCGTAATAACTAGAGCCTGGATTTGGGTGCATGTAAATTCcactaaaaatgaatataggtaaaaaaaaaaaaggtacgtGGTAATTTCTACCCTAACATTATGTATTGGTACAACCCAAGCGTATGTAAATTGCGTCCAaactataaattcaatttagaaAAGTTGAGCTTATAATAAACTGTCTTGATGTTTTACCCTTCACAACCTTATATATGATATGCTTACTATAAAATCTCAGACGATATCAACAAACGCACTAATCGTTATCTTGTTTATGTACTGGATTTAATATCTGacattttgttcaataaaaattatattaaaaaaaaaaatacagtcgttaaaataaataatataaaaataataatttcgtatCAAGTAGGTAGCAGCAGCAGCAATCAAATCAAGAGGTTTAAGTAAGtgcaatattgtatagtatatatacttacagacttacagtaatattatccatgttaataaataataatgagtttGGAAATATACacgacaatataattattataaaagtcagTGACTCACCATGGTATTATGCGTCGTCGTCGACACTACagcagttaataatattattgttatccgTTCGCGGAGAATGCTACTAACGATTTTTAGACGACGAGcgacattttatataaaatattattactacttattaCCACCGTGTTTAATTGATTTTCCGTTAGAGTTGCAAGGTCAATCGTAAGATCACTCGACTTCCACGGCCGATAACGATATTTATGTCGATTGTCGCCCATAATATTTACGCTGTTTCGGCGATTACTTTTCATTACGCTTCCTCAAGACGCCCGGTCACGAACCACTGATGTTGGCTGACATCGATTATCACATAAATGTTATTTCGAGCCTAAACCTGATAAAGTTCTGACTTCCGCATCGTACTCAGAATATTCGCAGTGTCGAACGAatcatttcaataaataaataaatagccaTGCCAAAACTCAGCCTAAAAGTCTTCGCAATACAATCGCAATCgcgtttctttttatttatttttttttctttcataaaagCTCACTTCTcctaaataattcaatttaggACCTATTATCTTTGGCTGGACTCgggaaattctaaaaaaaatatacgtacctacctatcatcCTTAAATATTGGAACGATGTATGTATCGGTAAAGTACTGCAGTGATGCCCAGTTCACCGACAACTGACAAGTAcattaagtacaaaaataatgaaaaatttatcataaaatatgcattaacatattattatttaatagtgatGGGCAACAATATCGATAATTCAGTATGATATCGATGTCATGACAAATTttcgatatcatattatttattgggaactagtttttttttctgatattcaATTAGCTAGGTAAAGGAAATTTttgaattagtaattattataagtaccggaaactcataaaaaatgttgtaacttataagcatttaaaaataaaatgttaacggaattcgaaattaaaataaattcctaTTTAACgagtttagttattttgtaattattaaaaaaaaaaaaaaaaacaatctcctcacataaatacaaaaacattgaaaatacatgtgcacatttttttatgtagacGAAAGTTCGACATTCAAATGAATGATAAAGTTCatcaataatatgaaaattacaaattattattaatgggcAACCATAATTTTGTGTATCAATATCGTTCCGACTTTACGatattgtatcaaaaatatcgaaaatacacattttaaatattatctacttagTACTtctaagttattagttattacttcttacaattaataattaatataaattaacaaatattaatattaaattaaaaataattattggaaaaattttctttattaCCTAATTGaagataagaaaaaaactaGTTCCcgatatacaaaacaatatcgATATTGAAATCGTATCGAATTATCGATATTGCTATCCATcactacaaattattttcttcatctataatagtaatattgataGTTAAATGGTATTATCAGTTAACATTGTTAACTTAACAATATTCGTAGtggataaaatgaaaaaattgtataaaacgataagaattagattattttttggCAAACTGGAAGTTACGACTATTTGAGTAATACATCTGAAATACGCACCTTCGGCTACATTATAAACTAGTTAATAGTGTATATGGTGGTCGAcgcctacaagttacaactactGAACTATTACTGTACGGCACGACAGGCGTGTCAACTAAAGCTTAATTTTTGTTGCCATCGCCCCTAGGACATGGTCAAAAACGATGGTATAAAATGGATAatgtaaactattatttaagcGTTTATTCCCAGTTTGGGAAACGTTTTATGCGCAATATCATCTAGCTGACATGtatgtttatttagtcatgcctataacaacattattatttcgtCGAGTACATCAATGCATTTTCATAAATTCAAATCCCTTGcgtcgtttattataataatgtggttATATTACTGTATCACactctattattttattcaaatcgtTTTTTAATCGTATATTCAAACTCTTTAATGCCGTATTTTCcgtacagttattttattttataagatattgtCGCAACACATAGATAGATACGCGCacaatttatcattgaaaacaTGAAGATCTAGAGTACTTACAATTATGGGGTTTTACCTATACTAGCAGAAATCGCTCGtgtgaaaatgttttatgaatattttaacataatttacgTCGACGATGTCTTCAGTTTATTGTTGTTAGCTACAGTGAGTTTCGTCTTAACTATTTTAActggaaaaaaacaaacacaacaacaacaattggactgaaatttaaaattaacaaaacgtGAACGATGAATATACATGCGTGTTATTATTGCAGTTAGtcgttatagtatattatataatattatataggagaGAAAACGcctttgtacaaaataatatattattttaactggaAAGTTTCAAAGTATCGTAATTATGTTCACAAAATGCACAGCTGATATGTTTTTAATggcatattatttagatatttattttttaaaactatctaTGAACAATAATGAACTCGTTCGAGAATCGCGACGCTCACAATATGTCAGAGAGcccaataatattgaataaacaatttaaaattccaaaacgTAAACAATTCTACAATTCAGAGCTTGAGAatgacaacataataatatgttacagaagtatacacataatataccaaaCCTTCAGAACAcagtttctatattattaaaatgggaAATTATTCGAAGAAAAATCGCGTTAAATggatatgacataatattgtaagagtctattttttacaaaacaatggCAGATTCGTATGAACTGTCAAAAGTACAACGATTGTTATACTGtatagttatattgtataatctaCTCACCCTCTATGTAATaagttgtacaattatttttcaccaTTTATCGTTGAGtgcaacatttatttttatttaaaaataatataagttagcTTTTAAATTGCACAGTGAAAATAACTTAACAATTCGGATATTTAAAAAGCCAAATTCATTTTGTACGACAATCAACCATTCAGCCATTCAGGGTAATGAGCGTGAAGTTCAAACAAAAGTTACTGGGAAATAGGAGATgtataaaaattggtttttaattttactagttTACTAATTGTTTAGAACTTCATACAAAACGGAGGGTGGCAAATATGAAAGAGTATTAGTGAATATATTCAGAGATAACACTACTGTGCACATAATATACCAAACACTAACGCTCACATATTGCCATGACGCACAAATTTCAAgtgaatattaatgtaaattatcgTGTGATGTGTCATAATACAACTTAGTACGAaataattgtcctatcaacttcAAAACACCATAGAATATTACAAGTTGAGTTTCagtgttaattaatttagtattccGTGGAAACCGTAGTTCCCACGGCATCgtcaaacgaaataaaaaaataaaacaagtaattcttaaacatttttattattttcgttctCTTAGTCGTatagcatttttatattaaatataatataaatttaatataaatatatttatactttaattataatatataactcgaGTTCCAATATTATTTGGTGGCATTTTTAAGTCTATAGGACAAAGTGAAGGGACAATTTCGTATACGTTATGACGTTATGTTTTCTGAGCTTAAactctgaaaatattttaatcgaaataatcaaattagtatattttatatactagcACGTGTGCACCTAAGCTTTAGGTAAACGAAACCGTATAACATGCactgataatagtataatattatattgtatgaggtttaacatattatatatagacggCGATGGCTGAAGTTGTAAAGTCTTGCTATGGACGGGCGATATTGACGTAGGTAATAAATTCAGCGAATTTTCGACAAGAGTTTTGTTAGTTCAGACTCTTCGATTTTTCAGCGCAGactttgatattattttcggtatattttatatcatattatataatattatacaaatgtaattttattttctaagcgTTAACTTAGTCTTTCTGACATCATATTTTTGTCTGTtcgaaatgtatttttgtattttgtatagaaaagaataatatatatcgcgtaatgtaatatatatatatattggctcCAATGCAAAATCATCAATTTtagaacaatatatatatatatatatatatagaaaaaggagggatatttaataaaaacaaacaaacgttTCTTTTTCAGTCCAAAACGGCCGtcggacaattattattattatcgccaaTCCAATTTAATCGGCTGCACAGTTGTTATTCTTGAACTTTAAGCCAGTCGCTGTATTTTTCGCCGTCGTTTTTACATGAGCGTTTCTTCGTCGCGCCTCTATAACACAACTCTATCGTCGTCCCGGTGTATCgtctaccatatattataatatctatatagctCGTGTGGGGTTAACCAACCGGCAATAGTAGTCCTCAACTCCCGCTATATGTAcgatgtgtatataaatattacaagaGACGATCTCCGAcgaacgtatataataatatacgcattatATATGTGTACGACAGGGTGAGCACGGCCGTTTTCGCGGTCTGTCCCGTCGACCCTGCGAATGGTTCGTTATCGCCGGGCGGACGCCTCGGCCCACCCCGTgcgcacattatattatgttcgtatTTCGCACTCTACGCGCATTTCCATATCTTTTTAGATTGCCTCTAGCCATTTTTTTCGTctttgggtatttttttttttaNNNNNNNNNNNNNNNNNNNNNNNNNNNNNNNNNNNNNNNNNNNNNNNNNNNNNNNNNNNNNNNNNNNNNNNNNNNNNNNNNNNNNNNNNNNNNNNNNNNNGGCGGCAAAGTTGTTTCGATGGAAGGCGCTTATGATTGATGAGTCGTGCGCGGCGGCGCGAAATCGCTGCggtctcccccccccccctcctgcGCCAAAGGTTTTCGCCAGAAATTTGTCCGTCCAAGtgagtcaattttttttccgaGTTTACACCTCGCGTCGTCGTAATTATACACGTAGCTGCAGTATAATACGAGATCAGACCActgcaattatattattgtacaaagtGAGTAGTACGTCACGAAGTACACGCTCCCTCCATTTTTTCTTCTCCAACCTAGTGCGcatttattcaaaatctaattttttaaatatgcttaagaccacattattttgaaattcgtaCGTCGAAAatcgaacgagtagtttttgagttatttgacTTTGTGTACATAGGACagttattattaagttaataatattataagcagtggcgtatttaggtttttgtcGCGAGGGTAAGTGGATAGTAGgtatggtgatttgaaaatattagtgaTTGATACTAATCGAACACCGTTTATATTTCCTAAAAATagttcaatgataataaaaactaGATCCaatgttgtattacatttattttatgtttttgcaaAAACCGTTTTAAAGGACTATTATTCTACtcagtataaacattttaacaattgaTAAACTATTCCTTCGAACTTTGAATTAGGTAagtacataaacattttatcacaACGCAGGATaatccttaagtagtacaatacattttaagaattttaaaataatttaataaaataatgatcttTAAACgtaactatatttaaaagttccaaaaatcagaataaattcattattaaaggtaataatgggggtgagcatgcttcgTACATTACTCTGCTATATGATTAACCATTtcgtaatattacaataacatacgAGGCAAGCATCCGAGGGTCAGTCAGAAATTAAGTCacatgtattgttatattgggttttaaaacaaaaagtactatagtactatagtatacttacaaattagtatttaaatgtgTTAGTTATAGTTTTGTGCAAAGAGCGTAATAGAAAagcttacaaatttttttaaaatatttttattgggtACGTGATTAGTTATTTCGAGCTTATGATGCGTCCCGCGccttattttctattattttcgttaaatCATTTGCTTCAAAATACAGCTTATGGCTAACAGATAGGATGGATTTAAGAGGTAATAAAGCGTATGCCGCTCGTACGGCggggataatatattatttaaatttaaacacgaCGTTGCGtagataagaatatttttaaaagacacATCATCTAAATTTGTCGTCGTGTATAGAATTCGGTTAAaactttatcatatttaaacgGATACCGTATTTGACTTCACTGCAAGCTGTCCTTGAACTGTAATATTTTGTcgtttgcattttatatttacagtgTACTCTCGATTTCCAACGAGTGGATTATCCGTGGTTTTCTGCAGAACGAACATATTGTACATGATTAAATTCAATCAACGTACAAATCGCGATATCGGgttattagtaaatacaaaaaataaaaataaaatagttatttaatctcatttaattttccttaaatattataatattgtttattatatattatataacattacaaGATACTTACACAATTACAGAGATAAATTAGACCTCTCATAAGAAAAaggctattaaaaaaaagggaCAAATTAGAGGTCCAACCCGGAGAGGTGCTCAAAAAGAGATTTTGAGATATAccccgatggaaatttttgtcataaatgctatgttgctattggttttattgataataattattattgattcaatAAGTCTGTTAGCGAACTGGCACTTTCATGTATTTCAGCACAGAATATCTCAAGTTTGAACCACGGTTTCGGTTGACTAATTTCTTGCATTGTTTtttcctttttacattttttttattctttatctaTACCTACGAATgttcgtatttttttatacatcggattttagtactgTTAGGttggttaggattttgtattaattgattgtattaatcCGCCGTAGGTTGAACTAAGTAAAAACGATAGTCGACAAACTTGggataactttgatactttagagttgagttatatacacttacgtacaaaccacACGGGGTCCGTGATTTACCGCCTATCTGATAATATACTGATCGCATAATCACAAGCGAATCTCATGGACAATGCCGATTTGAATGgctatgcattaaaatataatacaatttacacttaaaaatatattgcttcCACAGTGTGAAGTTACACGCAATAGGAGTtaaacaatcaaaattattttcagggCAACGCCGGAAAATTCAGCtagtttactatattataataaactcatGGGGTCATTATATTTGCGTGGGctgttatattatcaattattatcatattattattattaaattgttgttacctaggtataaatgtataagtataattgtaAACGATCGCCGTGTTACTCGATATATTCCACTTCgaagacaatttatttatttatttatttattatatgtaattgtaAACGGGACAGACTCTTGCTATTTATatagcattaataattaataaaagtgtgtgtgtgtgtgtgtgtgtgttaaccAGTACGCGCATgggaagtgaaacttcttttgAACGGTAGGTACACGTAAATGAGTGAAAAAGAAAGAGAGGCATAGACTGAAACAATatgtaaattagattttttagatttttttttgatttttttattctaatgattGATTATCATTTCGCTCAATCGGTATAGTAGTTATGATCGGCATAATATGATAACAGAAATACGAAACGTACATTTGCGACTTTCGCACCGCCGCTTCGCTCATTCCgtttttatctaattatttatctcattatgacgtatttaatattattgttagcattcaatattaattacgactacctatttatttattgagttcTTTATTTAATAACCCAACCAAAAAAACTGTCgcttaatgttataacttacaagcaatgttagtattattttcaccttatcacatatttttacttgtcactagataattttttttctccatattaaattatttcaagacgccaaattttattacctacatactatAAGAAAACTCAAGTTTCGGAAATGTGGGACGACACCTCGAGTTTTTCCGAAATAACTTTGAGGGAAGGTCAAAAGTACCCAGACTATGGTGAGGGGCTATTTAGAAGGTCTAAAGACAAAAAATGTTGGTGGTAAAACGGGGTACCCGAGTTGGAACCGGACCGAGATATActcaaatcataaaaaaaaaggggggggggtaACTTTCGGTATGTTATACACGTCACCGCCCACAACCCATAGCCGCTTACAAAATACAGCTACGACAATCCGAGGCTGCGCAAACGGACATGTACGCGTTCGCGTTCGTACGATCGGCGTTCGTACGGCCGCtcgttcgattttttttttcctcactACCCTGCGTAAAAAAgtttaacttcaataataatacactattacatacataatatttaacagataataatacaatacaaaacaattaGATACAAGAAGTTGTTTAGATGTAATTGGATCCATTAGCTAATGTCATCATACGCAAAATGggttcattatataaataatttgtcgcACAGAACGGGACACGGAATGGAGGAAAGTTGCGAAAATTAGCACCgggaacattaaaattaattctccATAACATATCTGCAGGAGCGTCAACTTTCcctttatgatttataaatatgtaatatgtattcatGAGTAACCATTcattgtatatacttataggtacctagtggtaattaggtaatttttacattttatttgtttctatgcgATGATAAACAAACCGTTTGAAAAAAAtcggttagaaaaataaaatatatctgtaCCCAGCCCAAAGTCATATTATTTCTccgttaaaagaaaaatacctgcctacattgtattattgtaagaGGTATAATCTGAACTCCGGTGAAACGATTAAGGGCgacaaaattgaattattatcgcGGGTCGTAGGTGGACGACAAAAATCCTTGTACCTCGTAGGAAAAGACCGTTTCACACCGGTCGCGAAAACAAAAATCGTTTAACCCAAATTTGGtgcctaataattatattcaaaacgaTACGCGATCGATTAGCTCTCGAAACGCTGACGAACACGTCGACGTTGGCATTTGCGTTCGGTTGAATACGCCCAGCGATATTGTGCGTCGTTATTCAAACGTCTCGTCGACAAACACGAAATGCATTCGATCTTTATCACACCGGCGACAACTCTAAAGGATGTCGACGACACGAGATGACAATATTAAACGACCGTTTCTGCTGCAAGTTTGCACGCGGATGATGCGCATAATATTTACACTCTCCTACGTCGACCCGTTTTATGATCATacctacgtcataatattttattcgaaacaTTTTTCAAGAGTTTACTTTGACAGCGGCATTTCGGTATATATATCTATGCGTATGTAGCCATTTGAACAACTGTACTTAACTTATGTATATCGTTATCGGCACAATTATAGTAGCtgtttactatataggtataagcaaaggtgggcaagttaatgaaaataattaactcaagttaagttaagttaagaagtCACAGGatagataagttaaaagttaaaagataacaaattataaatttaactcgataagttaaaagttaatatggacaaaaatattaacttaacacggattaaaaaaagttaatttattttttttttaattagtatgtaaataacataaagagtgaatgcatctttctagtttctaatttataaattaaaaatacctacaatgttattgaacttttatcatgaaTCATGATGTACACTATGTACCATTTTACTTTtgctttactattatttactaatttaaactatactcatctcaaattaataatttaacaaatatatttttttatatcgtatagcaatatTGAATGTCATAACACGTGAATATGAGTACATggcctttatatatattataagttatataacattaaaacataacaattgtcaatttgtaatttaaaattattaattttatcaaaaactattataattgcaacttgcaaaataaataatttacaacttaataaaatatattaatatacacaaaattatgttatcaagaaaaagaacagaaatgtttgtgtttttgtattggattatttttattttctactgatatagtaataatatttacgtataaacgaaaaatttcaaaattattttaacttgatggatttttttaaaatcaactgagaaatgttaagttatttcaactgtaaattgaACTAGTtgagttcataagttgattagaaaataaactaactagttaagttaaaaagcttaaaaaaaattaactttttaactagttaatgcccaccagTTACcagttgaaatataatttgtccAACTCCAGAggaggtcataatattatgattaggaattgaaaaattattcctAAGAAAAACTAAGTAAATACCcgataaaaaaatgcattgatccattgaaaaactaaaattacaacGAAAACATTAAGTAAACAATATAAGGTATTTTAACacgcaaaattgttttaattttactttacgtTTTAAATGACATAAAGACGCTCTTAAGAATCCATAACTGACTcactttgaaataaaaaataaaaattacgatGTATACCTATTGTTACTTCTATAATGGTCGTGGATcgattataatgaaaaaaaaacagttttaaatgaGTGTCAAAAGTGTT
This portion of the Acyrthosiphon pisum isolate AL4f chromosome A1, pea_aphid_22Mar2018_4r6ur, whole genome shotgun sequence genome encodes:
- the LOC107884038 gene encoding uncharacterized protein LOC107884038, which produces MLDGYAVATITAGLCLSIVIGTVCDSAEMMTAFVPTATKPQRTAGNFSGELTRSPRFVVVNGDGVPDYDGAEDDDDHVVYDYDDGGGSGGDHDHGYDHDYHDIGHDDDDDDDFDHDHGSGPGYHHHVWWHHYYHHGEPHLPFPLFPPIFVHRRPSYRRCDQWPFECRSTYEMIQWLQCYHEFLAGSGIHDEVGLHGLVGVPTHAWKK